Proteins encoded within one genomic window of Glandiceps talaboti chromosome 3, keGlaTala1.1, whole genome shotgun sequence:
- the LOC144432956 gene encoding uncharacterized protein LOC144432956 isoform X2 — MASRDFRTVALGQPSLSVVGGQPVRAKPRSRTLGHVVYRRNVQTFGGDKDPDNEDIKTLLARLQTASISQDKPKKSDRLMNVKCSCGDIANLLVQGRLKLQDISEDDSDSDAEDSTFAFSELLRTLVIFNRKSMRDKRSDALRKVASSYNGDEILTDVQLKQLMEMYGSINIPLKEAVITVMRQVACNPRNAEKMIRRNVVYQLMTLLQRKDMKVLTEPVLWTLEKLLLLQEHSDIWMEFMVVRGLSTLSTILARHNSDGVRLAVLSVFKVLAANDKIGILIIDQCMEPIMDFAFHSDKTREIVTGILANLAAQNDHIIANILDWDSLPIIISTLKEGSCYGQNEGMRFLANLSECEYGLSVILEDHLVPYIIYALKESNCREVRQTACQTLRNILASKKVQQLRDLMLQVQKIGEKKERRHKDDDRTAVDTETLLKLGIGKKEVTENTEKGITDVVRTLVKVLIREAKMDINVVTGKVQSVGFRPSLDRFQTLSLAVDCLSSIVTSPLNKPRSRTASSRGGGGDAEKQVKVKGQNLNPNMVRILTNENALCVLDLLFAYTRKLTGDNQPWTATDNNIDVLHLQALLNAWEKPKNTSENASFMFDPSELNFVLQILKFISLLTVSCSQLVHEELEEKIVERMRESEIEVTEDVDEESTEVTSCHTEDDDSKRVTWCDPVNLTKLLHVPSDSSRPSSSSKRGKLSQRLRPSSGRKLYRNQEEELDEDVNVERMLCDKLDKGMTEFKKHLKFALVKEGIVESVGPWIQCDVIDIKVTVLEIIQYMIQPLQGNDYGMKSVNPLNKRPISAKSIAERDQALQRALNQMSDKSAGVMKDALTSSSKRQRPMSAPLKTKGKTQEPPQQLSWKPVIEFSQPLSWQCCLTVYDICGPTILHGLFSQNLDLKRDSLMLLHDAALFGETTVHMKLSALGCIPRLIEFLRVNDGNDLIEILGLMTLRSLISNDSRLKQMFVKHGGADMLMAMCNWSKGVVKEEVNLTLRSITRCS, encoded by the exons ATGGCAAGTCGTGATTTTAGGACAGTGGCCCTTGGTCAGCCATCTTTGTCTGTAGTAGGTGGCCAACCTGTGAGAGCTAAACCTAGAAGTAGGACGCTCGGCCATGTTGTCTATCGACGGAATGTACAAACATTTGGAGGTGATAA AGACCCAGATAACGAAGATATCAAAACGTTACTTGCACGATTGCAGACAGCTTCAATATCACAAGACAAACCAAAAAAGTCTGACAGACTAATGAATGTCAAATGTTCTTGTGGTGATATCGCCAATTTATTAGTACAAGGACGTCTGAAACTCCAAGACATCTCAGAAGATGATAGTGATAGCGATGCTGAAGACTCAACTTTTGCATTCAGTGAACTCCTTAGAACATTAGTTATTTTCAATAGAAAGAGTATGAGAGATAAACGAAGTGACGCTTTGAGAAAAGTGGCATCTAGCTATAATGGAGATGAAATCCTCACTGATGTACAACTCAAACAG TTGATGGAGATGTATGGTAGTATTAATATTCCCTTGAAAGAGGCTGTGATCACTGTAATGAGACAGGTAGCATGTAATCCTAGGAATGCAGAGAAAATGATCAGAAGGAATGTGGTGTACCAGTTGATGACATTGTTACAGAGGAAAGATATGAAGGTGTTGACAGAACCAGTATTGTGGACGTTAGAAAAG TTGTTACTTCTACAAGAGCACTCTGATATCTGGATGGAATTTATGGTTGTTAGAGGATTGTCAACTCTTAGCACTATCCTAGCTAGACACAACTCAGATGGCGTCCGATTGGCTGTCTTGTCTGTATTCAAAGTATTAGCAGCCAATGACAAGATTGGTATTTTAATCATAGACCAGTGCATGGAACCAATCATGGACTTTGCTTTTCATAGTGACAAGACAAGG GAGATAGTGACTGGTATCCTAGCCAACCTTGCTGCACAGAATGATCACATCATTGCAAATATTCTAGACTGGGATTCACTGCCAATTATCATCTCTACTCTCAAAGAAGGATCATG TTATGGTCAGAATGAAGGGATGAGATTTCTTGCCAACCTGTCAGAGTGTGAGTATGGTCTGTCAGTTATATTAGAAGATCACTTGGTTCCTTATATTATCTATGCACTGAAAGAATCCAATTGTAG ggAAGTAAGACAGACAGCTTGCCAAACACTGAGAAACATCTTAGCAAGCAAGAAGGTTCAACAACTCAGAGATTTGATGTTGCAGGTCCAAAAAATTGGAGAGAAGAAGGAGAGGCGGCATAAGGATGATGACAGGACAGCTGTGGACACAGAGACTCTCCTAAAACTAGGCATTGGAAAGAAAGAAGTCACAGAAAACACTGAAAAGGGAATAACGGATGTAGTACGCACACTTGTAAAAGTTCTGATAAGAgaag CTAAAATGGACATCAATGTCGTGACAGGAAAAGTACAGTCTGTTGGTTTCAGACCCAGTCTTGACAGATTTCAGACACTGTCCTTGGCAGTAGATTGTTTGAGTAGTATTGTCACATCACCACTCAATAAACCAAGATCACGTACAGCCAGTAGTCGAGGTGGAGGTGGTGATGCTGAAAAACA ggtgaaggtcaaaggtcaaaatctAAACCCAAATATGGTACGCATCTTGACTAATGAAAATGCTCTTTGCGTCCTCGACCTTTTGTTTGCATACACCAGGAAACTGACTGGAGATAATCAACCTTGGACAGCCACTGATAACAACATTGATGTTTTACATTTGCAAGCACTATTGAATGCCTGGGAAAAACCCAAGAACACATCTGAGAATGCATCATTTATGTTTGATCCCTCAGAACTGAACTTTGTCCTTCAAATATTGAAGTTTATAAGTTTACTCACCGTGAGCTGTTCACAGCTTGTACACGAGGAGCTGGAAGAAAAAATAGTGGAAAGAATGAGAGAAAGTGAGATTGAGGTCACTGAAGATGTCGATGAAGAGAGTACAGAGGTAACGAGCTGTCATACAGAGGATGATGACTCCAAAAGAGTTACATGGTGTGATCCTGTTAACCTGACAAAATTATTACATGTTCCGTCAGACTCATCCAGACCGTCTAGTAGCTCAAAGAGAGGGAAATTGTCACAGCGACTGAGGCCTTCTTCTGGTCGGAAACTGTACAGGAATCAGGAAGAGGAGCTTGATGAAGATGTTAATGTTGAGAGAATGTTATGTGATAAATTGGACAAAGGAATGACAGAATTCAAAAAACATCTCAAGTTTGCACTCGTGAAAGAAGGAATAGTAGAAAGTGTTGGGCCATGgatacaatgtgatgtcattgatatTAAG GTTACAGTTCTTGAAATAATACAGTACATGATACAACCACTGCAAGGGAATGACTATGGAATGAAATCTGTCAACCCATTAAACAAAAG ACCTATATCAGCCAAGTCAATAGCAGAGAGAGATCAAGCCCTGCAACGAGCATTAAATCAAATGTCAGATAAAAGTGCTGGTGTTATGAAAGATGCTTTGACATCATCAAGTAAACGCCAACGTCCAATGTCTGCACCACTAAAGACAAAAG GTAAGACCCAAGAGCCACCTCAACAATTGTCATGGAAACCTGTGATTGAATTTAGTCAACCGTTGTCATGGCAGTGTTGTCTTACAGTGTATGATATTTGTGGTCCAACTATTCTCCATGGTTTGTTCAGCCAGAATCTTGATTTGAAGAGAGACTCTTTGATGCTGCTACATGATGCTGCCTTATTTGGAGAG ACCACTGTTCATATGAAGTTGTCTGCACTTGGCTGTATACCAAGACTTATAGAATTTCTCAGAGTCAATGATGGGAATGATCTCATTGAAATCTTAG GTCTGATGACACTGCGAAGTTTGATCTCCAATGACAGTAGACTCAAACAGATGTTTGTTAAACATGGGGGAGCTGATATGTTAATGGCGATGTGTAACTGGTCCAAGGGTGTTGTCAAAGAAGAGGTGAACTTGACTCTGAGAAGCATCACAAGAT
- the LOC144432956 gene encoding uncharacterized protein LOC144432956 isoform X1, with protein sequence MASRDFRTVALGQPSLSVVGGQPVRAKPRSRTLGHVVYRRNVQTFGGDKDPDNEDIKTLLARLQTASISQDKPKKSDRLMNVKCSCGDIANLLVQGRLKLQDISEDDSDSDAEDSTFAFSELLRTLVIFNRKSMRDKRSDALRKVASSYNGDEILTDVQLKQLMEMYGSINIPLKEAVITVMRQVACNPRNAEKMIRRNVVYQLMTLLQRKDMKVLTEPVLWTLEKLLLLQEHSDIWMEFMVVRGLSTLSTILARHNSDGVRLAVLSVFKVLAANDKIGILIIDQCMEPIMDFAFHSDKTREIVTGILANLAAQNDHIIANILDWDSLPIIISTLKEGSCYGQNEGMRFLANLSECEYGLSVILEDHLVPYIIYALKESNCREVRQTACQTLRNILASKKVQQLRDLMLQVQKIGEKKERRHKDDDRTAVDTETLLKLGIGKKEVTENTEKGITDVVRTLVKVLIREAKMDINVVTGKVQSVGFRPSLDRFQTLSLAVDCLSSIVTSPLNKPRSRTASSRGGGGDAEKQVKVKGQNLNPNMVRILTNENALCVLDLLFAYTRKLTGDNQPWTATDNNIDVLHLQALLNAWEKPKNTSENASFMFDPSELNFVLQILKFISLLTVSCSQLVHEELEEKIVERMRESEIEVTEDVDEESTEVTSCHTEDDDSKRVTWCDPVNLTKLLHVPSDSSRPSSSSKRGKLSQRLRPSSGRKLYRNQEEELDEDVNVERMLCDKLDKGMTEFKKHLKFALVKEGIVESVGPWIQCDVIDIKVTVLEIIQYMIQPLQGNDYGMKSVNPLNKRPISAKSIAERDQALQRALNQMSDKSAGVMKDALTSSSKRQRPMSAPLKTKGKTQEPPQQLSWKPVIEFSQPLSWQCCLTVYDICGPTILHGLFSQNLDLKRDSLMLLHDAALFGETTVHMKLSALGCIPRLIEFLRVNDGNDLIEILGLMTLRSLISNDSRLKQMFVKHGGADMLMAMCNWSKGVVKEEVNLTLRSITRFFSQSTEDGDECQAEPDIWDKVVDDWKRQDEIDYILFKKYLYPGRRKSAITEEEAEGKPD encoded by the exons ATGGCAAGTCGTGATTTTAGGACAGTGGCCCTTGGTCAGCCATCTTTGTCTGTAGTAGGTGGCCAACCTGTGAGAGCTAAACCTAGAAGTAGGACGCTCGGCCATGTTGTCTATCGACGGAATGTACAAACATTTGGAGGTGATAA AGACCCAGATAACGAAGATATCAAAACGTTACTTGCACGATTGCAGACAGCTTCAATATCACAAGACAAACCAAAAAAGTCTGACAGACTAATGAATGTCAAATGTTCTTGTGGTGATATCGCCAATTTATTAGTACAAGGACGTCTGAAACTCCAAGACATCTCAGAAGATGATAGTGATAGCGATGCTGAAGACTCAACTTTTGCATTCAGTGAACTCCTTAGAACATTAGTTATTTTCAATAGAAAGAGTATGAGAGATAAACGAAGTGACGCTTTGAGAAAAGTGGCATCTAGCTATAATGGAGATGAAATCCTCACTGATGTACAACTCAAACAG TTGATGGAGATGTATGGTAGTATTAATATTCCCTTGAAAGAGGCTGTGATCACTGTAATGAGACAGGTAGCATGTAATCCTAGGAATGCAGAGAAAATGATCAGAAGGAATGTGGTGTACCAGTTGATGACATTGTTACAGAGGAAAGATATGAAGGTGTTGACAGAACCAGTATTGTGGACGTTAGAAAAG TTGTTACTTCTACAAGAGCACTCTGATATCTGGATGGAATTTATGGTTGTTAGAGGATTGTCAACTCTTAGCACTATCCTAGCTAGACACAACTCAGATGGCGTCCGATTGGCTGTCTTGTCTGTATTCAAAGTATTAGCAGCCAATGACAAGATTGGTATTTTAATCATAGACCAGTGCATGGAACCAATCATGGACTTTGCTTTTCATAGTGACAAGACAAGG GAGATAGTGACTGGTATCCTAGCCAACCTTGCTGCACAGAATGATCACATCATTGCAAATATTCTAGACTGGGATTCACTGCCAATTATCATCTCTACTCTCAAAGAAGGATCATG TTATGGTCAGAATGAAGGGATGAGATTTCTTGCCAACCTGTCAGAGTGTGAGTATGGTCTGTCAGTTATATTAGAAGATCACTTGGTTCCTTATATTATCTATGCACTGAAAGAATCCAATTGTAG ggAAGTAAGACAGACAGCTTGCCAAACACTGAGAAACATCTTAGCAAGCAAGAAGGTTCAACAACTCAGAGATTTGATGTTGCAGGTCCAAAAAATTGGAGAGAAGAAGGAGAGGCGGCATAAGGATGATGACAGGACAGCTGTGGACACAGAGACTCTCCTAAAACTAGGCATTGGAAAGAAAGAAGTCACAGAAAACACTGAAAAGGGAATAACGGATGTAGTACGCACACTTGTAAAAGTTCTGATAAGAgaag CTAAAATGGACATCAATGTCGTGACAGGAAAAGTACAGTCTGTTGGTTTCAGACCCAGTCTTGACAGATTTCAGACACTGTCCTTGGCAGTAGATTGTTTGAGTAGTATTGTCACATCACCACTCAATAAACCAAGATCACGTACAGCCAGTAGTCGAGGTGGAGGTGGTGATGCTGAAAAACA ggtgaaggtcaaaggtcaaaatctAAACCCAAATATGGTACGCATCTTGACTAATGAAAATGCTCTTTGCGTCCTCGACCTTTTGTTTGCATACACCAGGAAACTGACTGGAGATAATCAACCTTGGACAGCCACTGATAACAACATTGATGTTTTACATTTGCAAGCACTATTGAATGCCTGGGAAAAACCCAAGAACACATCTGAGAATGCATCATTTATGTTTGATCCCTCAGAACTGAACTTTGTCCTTCAAATATTGAAGTTTATAAGTTTACTCACCGTGAGCTGTTCACAGCTTGTACACGAGGAGCTGGAAGAAAAAATAGTGGAAAGAATGAGAGAAAGTGAGATTGAGGTCACTGAAGATGTCGATGAAGAGAGTACAGAGGTAACGAGCTGTCATACAGAGGATGATGACTCCAAAAGAGTTACATGGTGTGATCCTGTTAACCTGACAAAATTATTACATGTTCCGTCAGACTCATCCAGACCGTCTAGTAGCTCAAAGAGAGGGAAATTGTCACAGCGACTGAGGCCTTCTTCTGGTCGGAAACTGTACAGGAATCAGGAAGAGGAGCTTGATGAAGATGTTAATGTTGAGAGAATGTTATGTGATAAATTGGACAAAGGAATGACAGAATTCAAAAAACATCTCAAGTTTGCACTCGTGAAAGAAGGAATAGTAGAAAGTGTTGGGCCATGgatacaatgtgatgtcattgatatTAAG GTTACAGTTCTTGAAATAATACAGTACATGATACAACCACTGCAAGGGAATGACTATGGAATGAAATCTGTCAACCCATTAAACAAAAG ACCTATATCAGCCAAGTCAATAGCAGAGAGAGATCAAGCCCTGCAACGAGCATTAAATCAAATGTCAGATAAAAGTGCTGGTGTTATGAAAGATGCTTTGACATCATCAAGTAAACGCCAACGTCCAATGTCTGCACCACTAAAGACAAAAG GTAAGACCCAAGAGCCACCTCAACAATTGTCATGGAAACCTGTGATTGAATTTAGTCAACCGTTGTCATGGCAGTGTTGTCTTACAGTGTATGATATTTGTGGTCCAACTATTCTCCATGGTTTGTTCAGCCAGAATCTTGATTTGAAGAGAGACTCTTTGATGCTGCTACATGATGCTGCCTTATTTGGAGAG ACCACTGTTCATATGAAGTTGTCTGCACTTGGCTGTATACCAAGACTTATAGAATTTCTCAGAGTCAATGATGGGAATGATCTCATTGAAATCTTAG GTCTGATGACACTGCGAAGTTTGATCTCCAATGACAGTAGACTCAAACAGATGTTTGTTAAACATGGGGGAGCTGATATGTTAATGGCGATGTGTAACTGGTCCAAGGGTGTTGTCAAAGAAGAGGTGAACTTGACTCTGAGAAGCATCACAAGAT TTTTCTCACAAAGCACAGAGGATGGGGATGAGTGCCAAGCTGAACCAGATATATGGGACAAG
- the LOC144433228 gene encoding PEST proteolytic signal-containing nuclear protein-like, with translation MAEGKTAISHRQQEDADPKTDAGDCSLREKRKASPDLELRNDKKLKEGDTHTNKGVSLPTTKTGSGITIKIGSLSKIGLKDFNPESKTTTPGVAPISMKIGIQKPKEQSTQLLKKKKGAVAKAFGDDSDDDEPEEMPPEAKMRMKNIGRNTPTSAGPNSFGKTTQGFSDSRESWDRKMKKMLHDSKK, from the exons ATGGCCGAAGGAAAGACTGCAATATCGCACCGCCAGCAGGAAG ATGCCGATCCCAAAACAGATGCAGGAGACTGCAGTTTGAGAGAGAAAAGGAAAGCTTCCCCGGATCTCGAACTCCGGAACGACAAAAAGCTCAAAGAAGGAGATACACATACGAACAAGGGGGTGTCACTCCCAACGACGAAAACTGGAAGTGGGATAACGATCAAAATTGGGAGTTTATCCAAAATAGGTTTGAAGGATTTCAACCCAGAAAGCAAGACAACAACGCCAGGTGTAGCACCAATATCAATGAAAATAGGAATACAG AAACCTAAAGAACAGAGCACACAGTTACTGAAGAAGAAGAAAGGTGCAGTTGCTAAGGCATTTGGAGATGACAGTGATGAT GATGAACCAGAAGAGATGCCACCAGAAGCCAAAATGAGAATGAAGAACATTGGCAG GAATACACCAACATCAGCCGGACCTAATTCCTTTGGCAAAACAACACAAGGGTTTTCCGATTCCAGGGAATCATGGGACCGGAAAATGAAAAAGATGTTACACGATAGTAAAAAATAG